Proteins found in one Halobaculum sp. MBLA0147 genomic segment:
- a CDS encoding sodium-dependent transporter encodes MTSDRASWASRVGFVFAAVGSAVGLGNVWQFPFQTGQNGGAAFLVVYLGVVLAIGFPAMLTEFVLGRRSQRNPVDAFAALGGGRWRVAGGIAALAAFWILSFYSVVGGWVIRYVVGSATGAYFDAPTTYFSEVAATGPDAVAFHLVFMAVVVAIVAGGVEDGIERSTKLMVPSIVVLLVALAVWATTLEGVDAAYAYYLSPDLATVRANLASILPSAVGQAFFTLSLGMGAMITYASYLGEDDSLPVDGGVIVVLNTLVGLLAGFVIFPILFALGVDPGSGGAGTAFVTLGGAFAQLPAGRLLGTVFFVVLLLAAVSSAISLLEVTVSVAVENTAWSRRRAAGTLGGACAVLGVPSAFGHLAWFNAVAYELLLPLSVLGVTLYVGWVLADDATAELERGASVATPSTAWLWFVRLVVPVGIGLTLVLGVQSLLVRAGVLTEAVLLA; translated from the coding sequence ATGACGAGCGACAGAGCGAGTTGGGCCTCTCGAGTCGGCTTCGTGTTCGCGGCGGTCGGCAGCGCAGTCGGACTGGGGAACGTCTGGCAGTTCCCCTTCCAGACGGGACAGAACGGCGGCGCGGCGTTCCTCGTCGTCTACCTCGGGGTCGTCCTCGCCATCGGGTTCCCGGCGATGTTGACCGAGTTCGTGCTCGGTCGCCGGAGCCAACGCAACCCGGTCGACGCCTTCGCGGCGCTGGGTGGCGGCCGGTGGCGCGTCGCGGGCGGAATCGCGGCGCTGGCGGCGTTCTGGATCCTCTCGTTTTACAGCGTGGTCGGCGGGTGGGTGATCCGGTACGTCGTCGGGAGCGCCACGGGCGCGTACTTCGACGCGCCGACGACGTACTTCTCGGAGGTGGCCGCGACGGGCCCGGACGCCGTCGCGTTCCACCTGGTGTTCATGGCCGTCGTCGTCGCCATCGTCGCCGGGGGTGTCGAGGACGGCATCGAGCGCTCGACGAAGCTGATGGTACCGAGCATCGTGGTCTTGCTCGTCGCCCTCGCGGTGTGGGCGACGACGCTGGAGGGTGTCGACGCGGCGTACGCCTACTACCTCTCGCCGGACTTGGCGACCGTGCGGGCGAATCTGGCGTCGATCCTCCCGAGTGCGGTTGGGCAGGCGTTCTTCACGCTCTCGCTCGGGATGGGGGCGATGATCACCTACGCCTCCTACCTGGGCGAGGACGACTCGCTCCCGGTCGACGGAGGTGTGATCGTCGTGTTGAACACCCTCGTCGGGCTGTTGGCGGGGTTCGTGATCTTCCCGATCCTGTTCGCGCTGGGTGTCGACCCCGGGAGCGGCGGGGCGGGGACGGCGTTCGTCACGCTCGGCGGTGCGTTCGCACAGCTCCCGGCCGGGCGACTCCTCGGGACGGTGTTCTTCGTCGTCCTCCTGCTGGCGGCCGTCTCCTCGGCGATAAGTCTCCTCGAGGTGACCGTGAGCGTCGCCGTCGAGAACACGGCGTGGAGTCGGCGACGAGCCGCCGGCACGCTCGGCGGGGCCTGCGCCGTGTTGGGAGTCCCGAGCGCGTTCGGTCACCTGGCGTGGTTCAACGCCGTCGCGTACGAACTCCTGTTGCCGCTGTCCGTGCTCGGGGTGACGCTGTACGTCGGCTGGGTGCTCGCCGACGACGCGACGGCGGAACTGGAACGAGGCGCCAGCGTCGCCACGCCGTCGACCGCGTGGCTGTGGTTCGTCCGACTGGTCGTGCCAGTCGGAATCGGACTGACGCTCGTGTTGGGTGTCCAGAGTCTCCTCGTCCGTGCGGGCGTTCTCACCGAGGCGGTGCTGCTGGCGTAG